The DNA sequence TGAAGTTTATTTGCTTTCATCAGTCCAATGCCATGCTCAGCACTGATGCTTCCTCGTTGCTTAGATGTCCACTCGTATACAAAAGGCTCAATTTTAGCTAGTATCTGGAATGAATGCAAATCCTTGTAAATGCAGCTCAGAAATAGATAATCTACAGATGGAAAAGGAATGCAGTGTTACATTGTCGTCATATTGTTTGGTTGAAATGTTCAGATGTAGATTTCCATCTCCCAGGTGACCATATGCCACGACATTTGCTGCAGTGCctagaattttaaattaaggaCCAAGGTGAGCTCACGGAGAAGCAAAAACTCCAGCGAGATTATAGTTTGTTATTTACCAAGACGTTGACGCATTTCCTCTACAAGATTGTACATCTTTTCTGGGGGCAAAGACAAGTCATACTTGTAAGTAGCCCCTGCTTTCAGCAGAGCTTCAGGTACTCCCTGTAAATGTAAAAATGTCACCCAACTGagcattttaaaattatgctAATAAAAAAGTTGACAGAAGTCTAAATTATTACCTCACGTATGCGCCAAAATGATGATGCTTGATTTATGTCTTGCGCTACAACTCCATCAGTTAACAATCCACTTTCTATAGCCTGAGCAAGGAAGGCTTCAAGCTTCTCCCTAGTGATATTGGGTCAAATAGCAGGTATTCCAGTTCATCAACGAAAACTAAATACTCGCACATATCTATAAACTAGTATAACCAGTTGCGTCTTAAAATGAGTAATCATGGCAGAAGAATTATTTAGACagactaaaaaaaatggtgataTCCAGTCACAATGGTGAGACCAATTCAGTTCTAGCAAGAGTGCAAGACTATAGTTCTTAGTGATGATATTGTGACAGCATTACAAAGAGAAACTTTGTGGTCATCAGTTGTTAGTACTGAATATCAaacaaattgtaaaattaagtTTGGTCAAGTATCAGACAGAGAAACGGTGAGATTCCATGTTGCCAGGATTCATAATCAGTTTTACAACAATGAATTAGTTGAATAAACGCTAAGGttcataaaagtaaaattaagtCAATTTGAATCCTGCGGATGATTGAAGATTTTAAAGCTTACTTGTCATGAGATTCCATGCTGCCAGTAGTCTCAATCAGAACATAGAAGTTGTGCTTAGAGGAAGGTAAAGGATCACGAAGACCATCTAATTGTGTCAAAACCTGTCAAACAAAACCCGCAAATAGAAGTTATACATGATGCaaactataaaaatgatattttcgcTGCAATTGGAATTTTTTCTTAACTTTGGCATTATTATTAAGATATAGATGTAATCAGGCGCCTGGTGATACATTAGAAAACAAACTAGATATTCATCCATGCGTAAGGTTAGATATATAGATAATGTCTCCGCATCATACTTGACAGAAGAAGCACATGATCTTGCTCAATCCATTCAGGTTTTTTACCTCGCAATACATTACATTCCTTTTTCCCTTAGTCTGGGGACTGCATCATGAATATGGTTTCACAAAGAGAACTACCAATAAAATTTCTTTGCATAGAACCATCGTCgaaaaataacatgaatattCAAAAAGTAAAGAGGTTCTCATGCAGTGATCCTTCGTTCCTCTCCCCTAGTAAGGACTACATCAAATAATGCAATCTTAAGCCATGAATTAACCAGCTCGTTTTACTAGCAATATATAGAAGGAAATTTAGCCACATATATTATGAAAAGCAAATGTGGCGATGGTAATCAGAGTCTGACAATCAGAACATGTAGAATTTTACACAGGATTTACATAACTCTATGAGAGTATTAGTTTAATCTAATGAAACCTTACCAGATCCATAGCATTGATATCCAAAAACTCGAATGCAGAAAGAATTTCTCCAAGCTTCGTCTTAGCTTCGACCAAGATTTTCTGTAATGATCAGAGAATTATGTAAGGCATGTTCTCATCATCACTCTCCAGTGTAACATAGTAGATTAAACTTGCCCACTCCTAATACTCATACTTTGGAGAATAATGAAATGATACTATAGCATAGAAGCATCCAAATATGAATGATTAAGAATGGTTAACATTagttttcattataatttatcaCATGTATTTAGAAACAGAGTAGGATCCAGAACTATTTTTATCTGAAAAACTGAAGTTTTAACTGGTAGTGGCTATGTATTCAGCTTTACCTGACAGCTTAGATAATCCTCACAAGCAAGAAAAGCTAGATTTACTGAAGGTAACTTTGGAGGGGTGAGTATCGAAACCTTTGTGACAATTCCTAATGATCCCTCACTCCCTACATATACCAACAAATAACTATAGTTTAAACACGATCATTTGGTAGATCTTGATATTACGGTAAATCCAACAATATAGTCTTCACGACTTCACCTATAAACAAATGCTTCAAGTCATATCCTGTGTTGTCTTTGCGTAAAGTACCAAGCATATCAAGCACAGTACCATTAGCTAAAACAACTTCAAGACCTGAAATATCAACCCATAAATTGTATtctcaagaaaaataaaaaaacaggGAGTGCCATTAACAGAACAAAATAGTAGAATCCACACAGGCACATACGACCTAGAAAGAACTATGCACTTCTCTAGTTGTGAATAGCCTTAGTAAGATGTACAGATATATAAAAACATTCTGAAAGAGATCTTCTTAAATTCCTTATTATGTTGAAAAACCTTCACAATGTCTCTCATGAGCAAGGTCAAAATATAGTTGAACTCAACATCCTCTAACCAACCTCTAGCATACACCACCAGCAAGGCTTCCAAATCTattataattctttaaaataCATTTTCTCTCAATTAAAGTGCTTGATCAGATTCAACGTAGATGTTACTTTGTTGTTTGTacaaaggagacagaaaacacAGAAGACAACTCACCAAGAACACTTCCATGAAGCGAACCATATCGGATAAGGCGCAAGCCCCCAGCATTGGTTGAGATGTTTCCCCCAATTTGGCAGCTTCCTTTAGCACCCAAATCAAGTGGCATAATATAtctgaagaagaaaacacTTACAGTAACATGGATATGggaaaaatcattaaaaagcCTTCAGAAAGTTTAAACGGTAATTAGGAATTAATGTAGCAATCCTGCCCAATCCCCCCAAAATAGAAAGGAGGAGACGCCcaaattcaagattaattaaaCATATGTTAGTGATAGCATCCACCCCTGCAAACAATACACTAGAAATACTTctcatttttggaaataaaaaggaCTTAGAACTTCAAAGTTATattcaattgagaagaattggATATCATCATTATGTTATACAAGGTGCCAGTCTTTAATAACAGAAATGTTGAAGAATGCATTACCCTTCATTATCGAGAAACGACATCAAGTTCTCCAGAATGCATCCAGCCTCGCATACCAGTATACCGCTAACCTATTTACAACTAAAAACGAGTCATCAATGCAAGTGCTAGCATTGATATCAGAGCTAATCTACAACATTGATGCTTCTGGTTGTATTCTTCCTTTGTTCTTTTCCTGGTCCCCAACTTACTTCTGGAAGATAAGAGAAAAACGTATGGATgttgaaatgaaaaactgTTACCTTGTCAAAGGAAAGGATATTATTCATGGAGCCAATGTTGATGATCACCTGAAAGGAGATAGACATAAAGAGAGGTTTATGCAAAATAgttaaaagatgaaataaccataaaaaatctaattttaaatgtCACAGAGAGAACACATTTTCTCATCTCCCAATtagaagagaaagagatatGTTAATACCTCATCATACACAGGAATACTTCCTCCCACAAGACTTGTATTTCCACCTTGCGGTACAACAGCTAAGCATCTGGAATTACAGTAATCAAGAATCTGAGAAACCTATACAGGGGAGGAAGATCAACAGTTATAGCtgtaaagaaataaaagttaaCTTAGCCTGTCAATCAGAAAGCAAAGAGGAGAAACAGAGTGCACAAAAGGAACCTTTGTACATCTAAAAATTGCGTTTGCTACAGAAAGAAACTAAAGCttacactaaaatattttgggcGTTAAAAGACAAATTTCCTTTCTATTTGCCATCAAAGGACGCATGAGTGTCTGCTCAGCAGTATTACGGATAAAGATCTTCTGACTAAGATataattattctctattttacagcataaaattaaacttagCAG is a window from the Salvia hispanica cultivar TCC Black 2014 chromosome 1, UniMelb_Shisp_WGS_1.0, whole genome shotgun sequence genome containing:
- the LOC125201162 gene encoding D-2-hydroxyglutarate dehydrogenase, mitochondrial isoform X2; the protein is MRKSWMMQTRIGCGSTKAQVSLCYNLGQPRRCLAVVPQGGNTSLVGGSIPVYDEVIINIGSMNNILSFDKVSGILVCEAGCILENLMSFLDNEGYIMPLDLGAKGSCQIGGNISTNAGGLRLIRYGSLHGSVLGLEVVLANGTVLDMLGTLRKDNTGYDLKHLFIGSEGSLGIVTKVSILTPPKLPSVNLAFLACEDYLSCQKILVEAKTKLGEILSAFEFLDINAMDLVLTQLDGLRDPLPSSKHNFYVLIETTGSMESHDKEKLEAFLAQAIESGLLTDGVVAQDINQASSFWRIREGVPEALLKAGATYKYDLSLPPEKMYNLVEEMRQRLGTAANVVAYGHLGDGNLHLNISTKQYDDNILAKIEPFVYEWTSKQRGSISAEHGIGLMKANKLHYSNSAETVQVMAAIKKVLDPSGILNPYKVLPNSVLSQS
- the LOC125201162 gene encoding D-2-hydroxyglutarate dehydrogenase, mitochondrial isoform X1 codes for the protein MKYFTAATRLLRHSSNRRSNLQLLSSIRPSSSGHSYTSLRSYEKFMQDDCFHRKIMVKNSLRGSGVGILNCLAKFGSDGIRTHRRNLASTTSIPERNKSFATINSDDISYFNKVLGGRGVVQDEEKLDDANTDWMRKYKGSSKLMLQPRTTQEVSQILDYCNSRCLAVVPQGGNTSLVGGSIPVYDEVIINIGSMNNILSFDKVSGILVCEAGCILENLMSFLDNEGYIMPLDLGAKGSCQIGGNISTNAGGLRLIRYGSLHGSVLGLEVVLANGTVLDMLGTLRKDNTGYDLKHLFIGSEGSLGIVTKVSILTPPKLPSVNLAFLACEDYLSCQKILVEAKTKLGEILSAFEFLDINAMDLVLTQLDGLRDPLPSSKHNFYVLIETTGSMESHDKEKLEAFLAQAIESGLLTDGVVAQDINQASSFWRIREGVPEALLKAGATYKYDLSLPPEKMYNLVEEMRQRLGTAANVVAYGHLGDGNLHLNISTKQYDDNILAKIEPFVYEWTSKQRGSISAEHGIGLMKANKLHYSNSAETVQVMAAIKKVLDPSGILNPYKVLPNSVLSQS